In Natator depressus isolate rNatDep1 chromosome 9, rNatDep2.hap1, whole genome shotgun sequence, a single genomic region encodes these proteins:
- the TSC22D3 gene encoding TSC22 domain family protein 3 isoform X2 produces MSTELYQSAMEVAVYQLHNFSISFFSSLLGGDVVSVKLDNSASGASVVAIDNKIEQAMDLVKNHLMYAVREEVEILKEQIKELVEKNSQLERENSLLKTLASPEQLEKFQSRLPAEGLSAEEQMGGAAAPAQHTGGSAV; encoded by the exons ATGAGCACCGAGCTCTACCAGTCCGCCATGGAGGTGGCCGTGTACCAGCTGCATAACTTCTCCATCTCCTTCTTCTCCTCGCTGCTCGGCGGGGACGTGGTCTCCGTCAAGCTGGACAACAG CGCCTCCGGAGCCAGCGTGGTGGCGATTGACAACAAGATCGAGCAGGCGATG GATCTAGTGAAAAACCACCTGATGTATGCcgtgagggaggaggtggagatccTCAAGGAGCAGATCAAAGAACTGGTGGAGAAGAACTCCCAGCTGGAGCGAGAGAACAGCCTCTTGAAAACCCTGGCCAGCCCTGAGCAGCTGGAGAAATTCCAGTCCCGGCTGCCGGCAGAGGGGCTGTCTGCAGAGGAGCAGATGGGCGGGGCAGCTGCCCCGGCCCAGCACACCGGGGGCTCTGCGGTGTAA